One part of the Bacillus sp. FJAT-45350 genome encodes these proteins:
- a CDS encoding TetR/AcrR family transcriptional regulator has product MKKKSVERREQILKAAFQAVADKGYEAVTLQNIADYAGVSKGVTNYYFKNKEDVFSNLLTWVTERIYENERKAISIQITAIEQLTAYINSVFISPEKNKKFYQVYLDFIAQATRNPDYQQINLKFYENCWSLASDIISLGQKEKVFSPQLKVEQASKTVRAIIDGCLIQWLLRNEETLHEEYKKTCLSAILAYLGALEE; this is encoded by the coding sequence ATGAAGAAGAAATCAGTTGAACGGAGAGAACAAATCTTAAAAGCAGCATTTCAAGCAGTAGCTGATAAAGGATATGAAGCAGTAACTTTACAGAATATTGCTGATTATGCAGGAGTGAGCAAAGGGGTAACGAATTATTATTTCAAAAATAAAGAGGATGTTTTTTCTAATTTATTAACGTGGGTAACGGAGCGTATTTATGAGAATGAACGTAAAGCAATTAGTATTCAAATAACTGCGATTGAGCAACTAACTGCCTATATTAACTCTGTCTTTATTAGTCCTGAAAAAAATAAAAAATTTTATCAAGTCTATTTAGATTTTATTGCTCAAGCAACTAGGAACCCTGACTATCAACAAATTAACTTGAAGTTTTATGAAAATTGCTGGAGTCTTGCTAGTGATATTATAAGTTTAGGACAAAAAGAAAAGGTCTTCTCTCCTCAATTAAAAGTTGAACAAGCTTCAAAAACAGTGAGAGCTATAATTGATGGTTGCTTGATCCAGTGGTTATTACGCAATGAGGAAACATTACATGAGGAGTATAAAAAAACATGTCTTAGTGCGATTTTAGCTTACTTAGGTGCTTTAGAAGAATAA
- a CDS encoding class II aldolase/adducin family protein: MGNFSFSGTKQTSFLNWLAEGIKEQFVKQGFTFYDEPIDDIKLIFNFLDEENVRPFRRKAQATFVVSVFETRGQTYDIFKEAYPYLIRSLSNHLVYISHYGDNTDIYFLTPEQGCYKISYTQGENAEELFLNIYKRLEPLALSNLVIENDFHYDLPQELWHGDDVTQKLSVSGKKLDEMDLLPAPFPLDKYLTSRDMRHLNKLYGIGGLSYGNLSARQDQDNFWMSASGINKADMKVIGQDILYIKGYNDEKNNIQVSVPKEIMPKRASVDAIEHWMVYKEHPEVGAIVHIHAWMDGIEATEINYPCGTVELAETVAQLVREADNPARTIIGLKNHGLTITGPDLDDIFERIDGKINRQVPMS, encoded by the coding sequence ATGGGCAATTTTTCTTTTTCTGGTACTAAGCAAACATCATTTTTAAACTGGCTTGCAGAAGGAATAAAGGAACAGTTTGTTAAACAAGGATTTACCTTTTACGATGAACCAATAGATGACATTAAATTAATTTTTAACTTCCTTGACGAAGAAAATGTTCGACCTTTCAGACGAAAAGCACAAGCGACTTTTGTTGTATCCGTTTTTGAAACTAGAGGTCAAACTTATGATATTTTCAAAGAAGCTTACCCTTATTTAATCCGTTCTCTTTCAAATCACTTAGTGTATATTTCACACTATGGTGACAATACAGATATTTATTTTTTAACACCTGAGCAAGGTTGCTATAAAATATCCTACACTCAAGGTGAAAATGCAGAAGAGTTGTTCCTTAACATTTATAAGCGACTAGAACCACTTGCTTTATCAAATCTAGTGATTGAGAATGATTTCCACTATGATTTACCTCAAGAGTTATGGCATGGTGATGATGTGACTCAAAAACTAAGTGTATCTGGTAAAAAATTAGATGAAATGGACCTTCTTCCCGCACCATTTCCTCTTGATAAATATTTAACATCAAGAGATATGCGACATCTTAATAAATTATATGGTATTGGTGGTTTAAGCTATGGTAATCTTAGCGCCAGACAAGACCAAGATAACTTTTGGATGAGTGCAAGTGGTATCAATAAAGCTGATATGAAAGTAATTGGACAAGATATTCTATATATTAAAGGTTATAATGATGAGAAAAATAACATACAAGTAAGTGTTCCTAAAGAAATCATGCCAAAGCGTGCGTCAGTTGATGCGATTGAGCATTGGATGGTATACAAGGAGCATCCTGAAGTTGGAGCGATTGTTCATATTCATGCTTGGATGGATGGAATTGAAGCAACAGAAATTAATTACCCATGTGGTACTGTTGAATTAGCAGAAACAGTTGCACAACTTGTAAGAGAAGCTGACAACCCAGCTAGAACAATAATCGGACTTAAAAACCACGGTTTAACAATTACTGGACCGGATCTAGATGATATTTTCGAACGAATTGATGGAAAGATTAATCGTCAAGTACCTATGTCATAA
- a CDS encoding zinc-dependent alcohol dehydrogenase, with the protein MNSIQFDYSVPRYALSKVVGRFSPSIYWHPKLSCLRFRKVSTPSLPDENWVKVKVKYGGVCGSDINLICLNDSPTTSPFASFPFTIGHEVVGTIDEAGSMVENLNQGDRVVIDPVLSCISRGIEKICPACERGDYSLCNHMTDGKISPGLLIGACRDTGGSWSSHLVAHQSQIIRLPDEVDDSNGVLVEPFSCALHAVLRNPPKEGDTVFVIGAGVIGICVVAAIRALEIPCRIVVLVKHSFQADLAKSYGADEVIFLKGKQYIDDAAKVLNAKVLKPIYGESVIQGGADIVFECVGRKKSINDSLRFTRSGGKVVLLGLAGIIDGIDWTTVWLNELEVKGSFAYSTGVYQGKKMRTLEIAIELMRQGKVDLSQMITHRFPLEQYREAITMMMKKGNGSTIKVVLEP; encoded by the coding sequence ATGAATTCAATACAGTTCGACTATAGTGTTCCACGCTATGCTTTAAGTAAAGTTGTTGGTCGATTTTCACCATCAATTTACTGGCATCCAAAACTATCGTGTTTGCGTTTTCGTAAGGTTTCTACACCATCATTACCTGATGAAAATTGGGTAAAAGTAAAGGTCAAATATGGGGGTGTATGTGGGAGTGATATTAATCTAATTTGTCTAAATGACAGTCCAACTACATCACCATTTGCTTCCTTCCCTTTTACTATAGGACACGAAGTAGTAGGAACGATTGATGAAGCAGGATCAATGGTAGAGAATTTGAATCAAGGGGATAGGGTTGTTATTGACCCAGTACTGTCTTGTATCTCAAGGGGAATTGAAAAAATCTGTCCTGCTTGTGAACGTGGAGACTACAGTCTCTGTAATCACATGACTGATGGAAAAATTTCTCCCGGTTTACTTATTGGTGCGTGTCGCGATACTGGTGGAAGCTGGAGTTCTCATTTAGTGGCACACCAAAGTCAAATAATACGATTGCCTGATGAAGTAGATGATTCGAATGGTGTTTTAGTTGAACCATTTAGTTGTGCTCTTCATGCTGTATTACGAAATCCCCCTAAAGAAGGCGATACAGTTTTCGTTATAGGTGCAGGTGTTATTGGTATTTGCGTAGTTGCTGCTATACGTGCATTAGAGATACCATGTCGAATTGTTGTATTAGTAAAGCATTCTTTCCAAGCTGATTTAGCGAAATCATATGGCGCAGATGAAGTGATTTTTCTAAAAGGAAAGCAATATATTGACGATGCAGCTAAGGTTCTGAATGCAAAGGTGTTAAAGCCAATTTATGGAGAGTCCGTCATTCAAGGCGGAGCAGATATTGTCTTTGAATGTGTAGGAAGGAAGAAAAGTATCAATGATTCTCTTCGTTTTACTCGAAGTGGAGGGAAGGTTGTATTGCTTGGTCTTGCTGGCATTATTGATGGTATTGACTGGACAACAGTTTGGCTAAATGAATTAGAGGTAAAGGGAAGCTTTGCCTATAGTACTGGTGTTTATCAAGGAAAGAAAATGAGAACATTAGAGATTGCAATAGAATTAATGCGACAAGGAAAAGTAGACCTATCACAAATGATTACTCATCGGTTTCCGTTAGAGCAATATCGTGAGGCTATTACAATGATGATGAAAAAAGGAAATGGCTCAACAATCAAAGTGGTGTTAGAGCCTTAA
- a CDS encoding Uma2 family endonuclease has protein sequence MERNGYMALPHNQDNINYADYLTWDEEFRCEVVDGKIINMRPAPTPRHQNITDELTAEFKMFLRGKQCSAFAD, from the coding sequence ATGGAAAGGAATGGCTATATGGCTCTTCCTCATAATCAAGACAATATTAACTATGCTGATTATTTAACATGGGATGAAGAATTTCGTTGTGAAGTCGTTGACGGGAAAATCATCAATATGAGGCCTGCGCCTACCCCTAGGCATCAAAATATTACGGATGAATTAACAGCTGAATTTAAAATGTTTTTGAGAGGGAAACAGTGTAGCGCCTTTGCAGATTGA
- a CDS encoding thioredoxin family protein, producing MKRSINFAMSLSTLLLMIVIIIACSNETQSGEIHTDDSEGKHDDPIVASNGFVFERGERNFELKYEEDFDIYLENTEKLFTVFYATWCTYCQEIDTRLDELLDEFEDLVILNIDIEKHTDLARIYQAVATPTIVYFEEGKDPAGFRGALPTETIIEFINAVE from the coding sequence ATGAAAAGAAGTATTAACTTTGCGATGTCTTTAAGTACGCTATTACTGATGATTGTTATCATTATCGCCTGTAGCAATGAAACACAGTCAGGGGAGATACATACTGATGACAGTGAAGGAAAACACGATGACCCAATTGTTGCGTCAAATGGATTTGTATTTGAACGAGGAGAACGGAATTTTGAGCTAAAGTATGAAGAAGATTTTGATATATACTTAGAGAATACGGAAAAACTATTTACTGTCTTTTATGCCACTTGGTGTACATATTGTCAAGAGATTGACACGAGACTAGATGAATTATTAGATGAATTTGAGGACCTTGTTATTTTAAACATAGATATCGAAAAGCACACCGATTTAGCAAGGATATACCAAGCTGTCGCCACACCAACAATCGTTTACTTTGAAGAAGGAAAAGACCCAGCTGGCTTCAGGGGAGCTCTCCCAACAGAAACGATTATTGAATTTATAAATGCTGTGGAATAA
- a CDS encoding UbiD family decarboxylase — translation MYQNLEQCILDLEKNGYLIRVHEEVDPYLEMAAIHMKVFEAGGPALLFENVKGTNFRAVSNLFGTVERSKFIFRDTWDHAQNVVALRNDPIKALKNPFKQIGTGLAASKALPNKKTSGQPVTLQEIKISDLPLIQHWPDDGGAFVTLPQVYSEDPDKEGIMNSNLGMYRIQLSGNEYELDKEIGVHYQIHRGIGVHQAKATKQGKPLKVSIFIGGPPAHTLSAVMPLPEGLSEMTFAGLLAGRRFRYSYIDGYCVSNDADFVITGEIYPEETKPEGPFGDHLGYYSLTHEFPLMRVHKVYAKPNAIWPFTVVGRPPQEDTAFGALIHELTGDAVKQEIPGVKEVHAVDPAGVHPLLFAIGSERYTPYQKVKQPAELLTIANRILGTGQLSLAKYLFIAAEEEKPLSTHDEVDFLSYLLERIDLHRDIHFQTNTTIDTLDYSGTGLNTGSKVIFAACGDKKRDLCKEVPEELKGLRNFHNPRLVMPGIVAIESSEFSSYEHAQQELEEFSKAIQAKGNMPTCPMIILCDDSQFLSEELNNFLWVTFTRSNPSHDIYGVNSFYENKHWACDNLIIDARLKPHHAPPLIPDPTVEKNIERLFVNGASLSSIKI, via the coding sequence ATGTATCAAAATTTAGAGCAATGTATTCTAGATTTAGAGAAAAATGGTTATTTAATTAGAGTACATGAAGAAGTTGATCCATACCTTGAGATGGCTGCTATACACATGAAAGTGTTCGAAGCAGGGGGACCTGCACTGTTATTTGAAAATGTAAAAGGAACAAACTTTCGAGCTGTATCTAATTTATTTGGTACAGTAGAACGCAGCAAATTTATTTTTCGCGATACGTGGGATCATGCACAAAATGTTGTAGCTTTGCGAAACGATCCTATTAAGGCTTTAAAGAATCCATTTAAACAAATTGGAACAGGACTAGCTGCTTCGAAGGCTTTACCAAACAAGAAGACAAGTGGTCAACCTGTAACCTTACAAGAAATTAAGATTTCAGATCTTCCACTAATTCAGCACTGGCCAGACGATGGAGGAGCATTTGTTACATTACCACAAGTATATTCTGAGGATCCTGATAAGGAAGGAATTATGAATTCCAATCTTGGGATGTACCGTATTCAACTAAGTGGTAACGAGTATGAACTAGATAAAGAAATTGGCGTTCACTATCAAATTCATCGAGGAATTGGTGTGCACCAGGCAAAGGCTACTAAACAAGGAAAGCCATTAAAAGTAAGTATTTTTATCGGTGGACCACCTGCTCACACATTGTCAGCAGTTATGCCTTTACCTGAAGGGCTAAGTGAAATGACATTTGCTGGTTTACTAGCTGGACGACGTTTTCGTTATAGCTATATTGATGGTTATTGCGTTAGTAATGATGCTGATTTTGTTATTACTGGTGAGATATATCCTGAGGAAACAAAACCAGAGGGTCCATTTGGTGATCATTTAGGCTATTACAGTCTTACTCATGAGTTCCCATTAATGAGGGTGCATAAGGTGTACGCAAAGCCAAATGCAATATGGCCATTTACTGTTGTAGGTCGTCCTCCACAGGAAGATACAGCCTTTGGTGCTCTCATTCATGAATTAACGGGCGATGCAGTGAAACAAGAAATTCCTGGTGTAAAAGAAGTACATGCTGTCGATCCGGCAGGTGTGCATCCTTTATTATTTGCTATCGGGAGCGAACGTTACACTCCTTATCAAAAAGTAAAACAACCAGCTGAGCTTTTAACAATCGCAAACCGTATTTTAGGAACAGGACAACTGAGCTTAGCTAAGTACCTTTTTATCGCTGCTGAAGAAGAAAAACCATTAAGCACTCATGATGAAGTTGACTTTTTATCGTATCTTTTAGAGCGAATCGATCTCCACCGTGATATCCATTTTCAAACGAATACAACAATAGATACATTAGATTATTCGGGTACTGGGTTAAATACAGGTAGTAAAGTAATTTTTGCTGCTTGTGGAGACAAAAAGCGAGATCTGTGTAAGGAAGTACCAGAAGAGTTAAAGGGATTACGTAACTTCCACAATCCTCGCTTAGTCATGCCAGGTATTGTAGCAATCGAAAGTTCTGAATTCTCATCTTACGAACATGCTCAACAAGAACTTGAAGAATTTTCGAAGGCTATTCAAGCAAAGGGCAACATGCCGACTTGTCCAATGATAATTCTATGTGATGATAGTCAATTTTTAAGTGAAGAGTTGAATAACTTTTTATGGGTAACATTTACGAGAAGTAACCCATCACATGATATTTATGGAGTTAATAGCTTTTATGAAAATAAGCACTGGGCTTGTGATAATCTAATTATTGACGCCCGCTTAAAACCACACCATGCACCACCTTTAATACCTGATCCGACAGTTGAGAAAAATATTGAACGTCTATTTGTAAACGGGGCTAGTCTAAGTAGTATTAAAATATAA
- a CDS encoding S-layer homology domain-containing protein, which produces MVIYSKFLLSIVLVISLVAINPFASFSATFPPVPHENSDLGRNTNAYLAATNGPSLSQQEAFVKEVSKHAVKASETWGVPASAIIGMAIIESGYGTTRIAHHANNIFGIKVWGFNPSNAWQLVGQPDEDFDRAIPVIADNGDNRKVFDETQRRDNWYRMFNSYEHAINFLAGTLLQNNRYGFARDQYQQNLSNGVSIEESSKQYLFDIANAGYNHLGGDYYRENVGRLMDRWNLYQYDVQSYLHFRDIRGHWAEDSINLLADSGIISGFPDNTFRPNNSLTRSQSAIIMVNFLELQPIANTHVSFLDVGQNHSAIQPITIVAQHRIMNGTGNNHFSPNTTVTRAQIAQILYNTGQYNESLVAASSSFRDVRNDHWAYTAIQTMRNEGIVKGYEDGSFKPNDPITRGQLATIISNILTNQK; this is translated from the coding sequence TTGGTAATATACTCAAAGTTTCTTTTATCAATAGTTTTAGTAATTTCACTAGTAGCAATTAATCCATTTGCTAGTTTTTCAGCTACGTTTCCACCTGTGCCACATGAAAATAGTGATCTTGGAAGAAATACAAATGCATATTTAGCAGCTACCAACGGACCAAGTCTTAGTCAACAAGAAGCCTTTGTAAAAGAAGTGTCAAAACATGCTGTGAAAGCAAGTGAAACATGGGGAGTCCCAGCTAGTGCCATTATTGGTATGGCAATTATCGAAAGTGGCTATGGAACTACAAGAATCGCTCATCATGCAAATAATATTTTCGGTATTAAGGTTTGGGGTTTTAATCCATCAAATGCTTGGCAATTAGTTGGACAACCTGACGAAGATTTTGATCGGGCGATTCCAGTCATTGCAGACAATGGAGACAATCGTAAGGTGTTTGATGAAACACAAAGAAGAGACAATTGGTATCGAATGTTTAATTCCTATGAACATGCTATTAATTTCTTAGCTGGTACACTATTACAAAATAATAGATATGGATTTGCACGAGACCAATACCAACAAAACCTTTCTAATGGAGTAAGTATTGAGGAAAGTTCCAAACAATATCTTTTTGATATTGCTAATGCTGGATACAATCATCTCGGGGGGGATTATTACCGAGAGAATGTAGGTAGATTAATGGATAGATGGAACTTATACCAGTATGATGTTCAGTCTTATCTCCACTTTAGAGATATTAGAGGGCACTGGGCAGAAGATTCAATTAATCTATTAGCTGATTCAGGAATAATTTCAGGATTTCCTGATAATACGTTTAGACCTAATAATTCACTAACTAGATCACAGTCTGCGATTATTATGGTTAACTTCCTAGAACTACAACCAATCGCAAATACACATGTTTCATTTTTAGATGTCGGACAGAACCATTCTGCAATACAGCCAATTACTATTGTTGCTCAACACAGGATTATGAATGGGACAGGAAATAACCATTTCTCACCTAATACTACGGTAACAAGAGCCCAAATTGCACAGATTTTATATAATACCGGACAATATAATGAATCTTTAGTAGCTGCTTCTAGTAGTTTTAGAGACGTAAGAAACGATCATTGGGCTTATACAGCGATTCAAACGATGCGTAATGAAGGAATTGTTAAAGGATATGAGGACGGTAGCTTTAAGCCGAATGATCCAATTACAAGAGGACAGCTAGCAACTATCATTAGCAACATCCTAACCAATCAGAAATAA